Proteins co-encoded in one Pyramidobacter piscolens W5455 genomic window:
- a CDS encoding nitronate monooxygenase, translating into MLGKEITELLGIKHPVIQGAMAWIANAELAAAVSNAGGLGIIAAGATPPELLEKELLKIRELTDKPYGMNIMLMSPTAPAAVELAAKYRIKVVTTGAGSPGKVIERLKPLGAIVMPVVASTAVAIRAVRQGAQAVVAEGMEAGGHIGELTTMVLTPLVAQAVKVPVVCAGGIVDGRGMAAAFSLGAKGVQVGTRFVCSKECTVHPDYKQELVRAKERCTAVTGASTGHPVRCIANKLTKEFLDLEYNHAPVAEIEKLGTGRLRAAVVDGDMERGSVMAGQSAALVGDIRSCADIIESMVAEARTILKDLEAKA; encoded by the coding sequence ATGCTCGGTAAGGAAATCACGGAACTTTTGGGAATTAAACATCCTGTGATCCAAGGGGCTATGGCTTGGATCGCCAATGCGGAGCTGGCCGCTGCGGTCAGCAATGCAGGCGGCCTTGGTATCATCGCCGCAGGAGCGACGCCGCCCGAGCTGCTGGAGAAAGAATTGCTCAAAATTCGCGAGTTGACCGACAAGCCCTACGGCATGAACATCATGCTTATGTCGCCTACGGCTCCCGCTGCGGTGGAACTGGCTGCCAAGTATCGCATCAAAGTCGTTACGACCGGCGCCGGCAGCCCCGGCAAAGTGATCGAGCGGCTAAAACCTCTCGGGGCGATCGTCATGCCCGTCGTCGCTTCCACGGCGGTGGCGATCCGCGCCGTCCGTCAGGGCGCGCAGGCCGTGGTGGCCGAAGGCATGGAAGCCGGCGGACATATCGGCGAGCTGACGACCATGGTGCTCACGCCTCTTGTGGCTCAAGCGGTGAAAGTCCCCGTCGTCTGCGCCGGCGGCATTGTCGACGGCCGCGGCATGGCGGCCGCTTTCTCGCTCGGAGCCAAGGGAGTTCAGGTGGGAACTCGCTTCGTTTGTTCCAAAGAATGCACGGTGCATCCCGATTACAAACAGGAACTTGTCAGGGCGAAAGAGCGCTGCACCGCGGTGACCGGCGCCAGCACGGGGCATCCCGTGCGCTGCATCGCCAATAAACTGACGAAGGAATTTCTCGATCTCGAGTACAATCACGCTCCGGTGGCCGAGATCGAAAAGTTGGGCACAGGCCGTCTTCGTGCCGCCGTCGTCGACGGCGACATGGAACGGGGCTCCGTCATGGCCGGCCAGTCGGCTGCGCTGGTTGGAGACATTCGTTCCTGTGCCGATATCATCGAAAGCATGGTCGCCGAGGCCCGAACTATTCTCAAGGACTTGGAAGCCAAAGCTTAA
- the fabD gene encoding ACP S-malonyltransferase: protein MKYAIVFPGQGSQAVGMGKELCGVSRAAKETFAEADEALGFSLSDIIFNGPEDKLVLTAYTQPAILAMSIAVFRALQEKGMTLDPAFVAGHSLGEYTALVASGVLSLADGVRLVHKRGSFMQEAVPQGVGAMAAILGLEADAVRAICAEAAQEEVCEAANYNTPVQTVISGHTAAVERAVALASAKGAKRSVMLNVSAPFHCSLMRPVADRLAAEMEKCVWSTGRCPLVANVSARPVSDVSAIRDGLYAQTYSPVRWVESVQTMASRGVEGFIEMGPGKVLAGTIKKIDRHAPTLNVEQPADLGQVASFIEQKAEA, encoded by the coding sequence ATGAAGTATGCGATTGTTTTTCCCGGCCAGGGCTCTCAGGCCGTCGGCATGGGAAAGGAACTGTGCGGCGTTTCCAGAGCGGCAAAAGAGACCTTTGCCGAAGCCGACGAGGCTCTCGGATTTTCTCTCAGCGACATCATCTTCAACGGCCCCGAGGACAAGCTGGTCTTGACGGCCTACACTCAGCCCGCTATTCTGGCGATGTCCATCGCCGTGTTCCGCGCGCTTCAGGAAAAAGGCATGACGCTGGATCCCGCTTTTGTGGCCGGGCACAGCCTTGGCGAGTATACGGCCCTTGTCGCCAGCGGCGTGCTGTCGTTGGCCGACGGCGTACGCCTCGTGCACAAGCGCGGATCCTTCATGCAAGAAGCCGTGCCTCAAGGCGTGGGGGCCATGGCGGCGATCCTCGGGCTTGAAGCCGACGCGGTCCGCGCCATCTGCGCGGAGGCCGCTCAGGAGGAAGTCTGCGAAGCGGCGAATTACAACACGCCGGTGCAGACGGTCATCTCCGGCCACACGGCTGCGGTGGAGCGCGCCGTCGCGCTGGCTTCCGCAAAAGGCGCGAAGCGTTCCGTGATGCTGAACGTGAGCGCTCCGTTCCACTGCTCGCTGATGCGCCCCGTGGCGGACCGTCTGGCGGCCGAGATGGAAAAGTGCGTTTGGAGTACGGGACGCTGCCCGCTGGTCGCCAACGTTTCCGCCCGACCTGTGAGCGATGTTTCCGCGATTCGCGATGGGCTTTACGCTCAGACGTACAGCCCCGTCAGATGGGTCGAAAGCGTGCAGACCATGGCCTCTCGGGGAGTGGAAGGCTTTATCGAAATGGGCCCCGGCAAAGTTCTGGCAGGCACGATCAAA